The Ipomoea triloba cultivar NCNSP0323 chromosome 14, ASM357664v1 region CaggcaaaattaaaattctattgGGTGTCTTTGTTTAAATTTATCAATGGTGTAAAAGTAAATTAACAGCCCAGAGACCTATAAAGTCAATAATCTAGGTAATATTTTACAGTTTCTTCAATTGTTGAGACTAGCATGTTACGGAGCACTATTTTTGAATTCCTCTGGTCTGTGTTATGGTTAGTTAACTTCAACAATTAAGTGTAGAGATATAACAGGAAAGGGTCTTGAAGTATAATCAGAAAACAGTACAGTGAAGAACTTTTTGAGGTCTCTCAACTATTCAACTGACACCCCATTGAAATACTTAAGAGAGCTACTTCAGTAGGCTGTAATGAGAGTTTTCAGTATCATGTTCTGTTTGATTGTTCtgcattatattgtttttgGTCTTTACTATTCTTGGCTTCTTACATCTTCTGTGCCCTATAATTTAAAACATCATGAACATCTTTACCATGCTGAAGAGCCTGAAGTGCCTATAAAAGGTTGTGTGCCTAACCAAACATCTGTATCGTAacagaaaaatgagaaaattctACTAACCTTCAATCTGACCCCCTGATCCTGAGTTGATGCTTGAAGATGCTGCAGATTGGCTGTATGCAGTACCAGGGTGTTGAGCACCAGGAGAATTACTAAAAGGTCTATTGCTCACAATTCCTCCAGGATATGGCACAGGATACTGAACCCCAGGCACAGAGTAAGCAGATCTTAAATAACTTGTAGGTGACAATGCATAATTTCTTGGAGTCAATCTGGGTGAAAGATCAGAATTGGTGCCACGTACTGGACTTACTTGATTCGCAGGTGGAATCATATTCTGGAAAGTATGCTGGTTCTGCATTGGTGGTAGGCGATACTGCATGATTCCATATGTTCCAGGACTCTGCAAAGCCAACTCAATTGAATGACTATTCAATGGTCAAATATTTTATGACTCTAACAGAATACATCAAGTGAAatgaaaacaaaagagaagaaaagcAGAAGGATGCAACAATAGATTCACACCGATACATGCATGAAACATTTTACAAAGTGGAGagaatgataataataataaaccccTCTGGACTCATGAAAATACCCAGGTCACTGGAAGAGAACCAACCTGATAACCATATCCATTATATGGTGGCATATAACCCATAGGTAAAGCTCCAAATACAGATGGATGCTGTCCAGAGTCAGGTGCATTAGATGCTTGAAATAGAGCTTTTTGAGCCCTCCGAgattgcctttccttttctgtATCTGCCCATTTGACTACTAAAGGGACCGTAGAACCCTGAATTAGAGTGATGAGATCAAAATTACTACCagcatatacaaatatataatcccTCAATAACAAAAACACATATGGCATGATAGTAAACCAATGGAATGAGGTGAATCCATGAACACTAATCATGAATAGATAAACAACAGTAACACAATCTTAAGGTCATTCCATTTTGGGGAAAATGTTTAAACACTTTTGGTATTACTGGTAAATCAAATACTGATGTGCACAGTGAGATCAGATCACTACACAAAACTTAACAAATACAGTGCAATAACATGTGCTACTGTAATTAAGGGAGGCCATATTCCAAAACTAATGGAAGATTTTGAAGGGAGAAGTAAATTATCATCAAACATAAGCAGGAAATATTTTCCAGCATCATACTAATTGTCTCCAATTTCAGAATGCAGTGCCAAATAGAAATGGCTTAAAATCCTTGACTGACCCCAGTTTCTGAGTGCAGTGCCACATAGAAATGGCCTAGTAAAGAATCCCCAGATCTTTGGACTCCTCTGGACAGCAAGTGCCAGCATCTAGGCCATTCTGTTGGCCCTGCAACAAAGGGGCAGGTAACATATAAGCCATTCAAATTGACAGACAACATGCTGTCACCAACAATAGAGAACAATTCTACCCTAAATTGCCTCATAACAATGTAGTTCCTAAATTCACAATGCATATACTTATTTCCTAATACATGAAAACAGCCAGCAACAAGATACATTTGATGTCTGTGGAATGATAAACACAGATGCCATTTATAAAACTGGTAAGCAACTATCAAAGTCAAAAGATACAATAACAAATTTTAGTCTTATACAGTTTTTGGAAGCAAGGTCCCCCTAAGGAAGCAGAAGAGATCATATTTCTTCATCCTGCAGAATAAAAACCAAAGTGGTAAACACAAACTGGTAAACAAATTCAAACCTCCATCTTATGGTTTCCATTAAGGGCATCTATGGCTGCAACAGCTTGTTCTTTTTGTTCATATTTTAGAAAAGCGCATCCTGCAGTAATCAATACATTTGAAGGACAATGGGAAAGTGAAAGAAATTTAGTATGCCATGGTAGATGATCTTGAGTATTGAGAAAAGGCACTGCAGGCAACTTGATGTACCTCTACTAGTTTGCTGAGACCCTctaataatttgtaaatcttTAATGGTTCCATATTGTGAGAATAAGGCCGAGAGTTCAGCTTCAGAAACATTCTTTGGTAGCATACCAACAAAAAGCTTGTGCTctgttgtttaaaaaaaaaagtatataaaaacaGGAAATGATTAATCAAGTTACAAAATTTGAAGCATAATATGACTGCAATTGAgaattcattttaaaaataaaaaataaaaaaaattccagaactcgtatttaaatttataaaaaaataattttaaaaaaaaaaaaaaaaaaagaggaaaagacCAACACATCACAATTGAAAGGAACAATCATAAGGACAGAATATACTTATCAccacaaatttaaattatactaCACCTAGCCTTTCCAACTCGCCATCTGCATACTTTACTTGCAATGGACTAGAAGCCTGAATTGAACAGAAAGAAAGGATGCCTTAATTTCAGAACAGAACAAGCACATAAGTCACAGTATGCAAATTAAAGTTAGCTTCAATAATAGATACAATGCTGTGTAAACTTCAGTCCCCTTCATCAAATCCATATATTGATTTCTTAGTTGCAGTCAAATTAAAATCTCCATTCCCCCCCTCATGGGTAAAGTTAATCTCTGTTATATCTGTTCAGATGTGATGTAATGGATCCAGTTATCATTCACATTTACTTAGAATAGGAAACATAAGAAGCAATGGTAGCCAAAGAACCACCAACAATGCCAAAAATCCTGGACGGCTTCTTCCCTACAAGCCAACCACCTAGAATGCCAACTAGCAACTAGGCTTCTACCCTACAAATCAACTAGACCACAACATCCGGATAGTAATAGCCAATTAATATTTCCATCAACTTGTCAAATAATCAATTACAGTTCAGTAATTTCTCTACAAGTTTTCATGTCCCAACATAATCAGCAGTAATTAAAGCCTCCGCCGTTACAATGCTGCATTACCAACGGATTATGAGAAACAGCAATTAATTCAACTAATGAAACATTCATTAAATCTACACATCTAGCTTTCGACCTTCTCCACCTATACTACTAGTTAAGCACAATGCACATCAAAACAAACGGTAAAGTCCGCGAAAACCAACCCCGGCAAGCGTCTTCTTATTGTGGCACGCATTTATAGCCTTGTCCGCTTCTTCTCTCGACGGGCATATCACGAAACAACACCCTGCAAAATCCGGATTACGGTTCCAGAACCAACGAAACGCATTCAGAGAATCAGAGGCTACAAATCTCAGCAGAAAAAAAGTCAACGAAACGCTCGAATCGCACATTGCGATCCAGAACGCAAAAAAATgcagaagagagagagagagagagagagagagttagaaCCTCGAGAAGCTCGCGTAGTCTTGTCTTTGATGATGTTGACTTCATCAACGATAGCGAACTCCGCGAACATTGCGAGCAGCTGCGCCTCCGTCATCTGCTTCGGCACTTGGCCGACGAAGAGCTTGACGCTCTCCTCGCCGTGCTTAAGCGGCTGCTCCGTTTGCCCCTCCGCCATTAATGCCGCCGCGACACGTCAACtcactcactctctctctctctctagcttTTCACTCTCTTCTTCTCCTGTCGTTGACGGCTGCTTCGTGCCGATCTCGCTCCGTGTCGCTCGTTTTCTCTCACTATTCTCTTCTTCTGCGTTGAATCTTCGCTCCGGTCGGGCCCTTTTTCGGGTAAATGGGCAAAATTGGATCCTCcggaatttattattattgttgactTTAAAATTGCCCTTCGTTCAGTATATTATTTACGCCACTGCCACATTAGTTGGGTCCTGCTTAACTGTAAAGCCATATGGATAAGACGGCGGTGACTCATAAAGactcttcatttttatttttatttttaaaggttAATTGCCTTTTGATCCATGAGATAAGTAAAAAGGTTAAATTAGTCTTTAAATAAAAGATTTGCCAATATCAACCCCTTAATTTTATGCACTAAAGTAGTGATTTGAATATCTTATGTGATGAATTTTGTTAGATAGTATTGAAACTAGTTTATGTGTGtgatttgaaatatttatacgATTTATTTCTTTATGAATTTTTCTTGAAAGTGATAAATAGCGGTTACCACTAAAGTCAGATAAAAAGGGATGAcacttttctattttttaataatataaatttcttGATTTTGTCAGACTGGATCATGGTTCTCATGAACTCGTTCACATGTCCTTGATGAgataaatcaatatttttttttttaacaaaacaaaGCTTAAATATTACAAAGGGAAAAAGTGTTGAATACACATAGGGTTGGTACTATATCTAATAGGAAGACCATATTACAAAGAGAAAAAGTGTTGAATACATATAGGGATGATACTATATCTAATAGGAAGACCATACTGAGAATCTGTGGCTCTGACTAAAGTGTGAGTTAACATTTTTCCTGATCTATGAATAAACTGGAATGACACTTATTCGAAGTGCCTTGCATGCTGACGACAACTCTCAACAAAACAACCAACATATGAGAAGTCCATAGATGGAGTGTTAAGAAGATGTCAAACATTGAGACAATCTAGCTTTAATCTAACCCGTTGCCAACCCTCATTCTTAAGCCAAGATAAGGCTTCATTAACAGCCAATGCTTCAACCGTGCGTGGATCCTCCATGCATTTGAGTAAATCGTTGGTGACTCCCAAGAAGCCATGAGTCTGAAAGGAGAACAACACCAAATGATAATTGGTCACGATCGCTAAAAACAGCAACATCAACTCTACAACTACAAGTGAGCATGCTCTTTGATGTATGGATGAGTATATGATCCATCTGCAAAGGAGGTTGGGATTGTGGAGGCTGATGACCGGAAACAGTAACATGAATGATCGATGACCAGCTTTCTGCCAGAGATATTGCACGTGTAATAGGCTTATAGATTCTTAGTTGTTTGTTATTCCAGATTAGTTCATTTCGTACCTTTcaaatcttcaatttcatgaCAGTAATATAACACCACTTTATTGCTAGTGTTATTTTTCATGATATGATACAAAGATGTATTATGTAAAAACGAGTATTGTCAAGTGTCACATTAAACACGTACacataaaaacaaattttatacaTACTAAATGACTGTCAAAAGAAAATTGACACCTACATCCAAGAAATCCCATAACGATCTCTGCCTCTTCGATAATAGAAATTGGGCAACTAATCATGGCGTGAAACCGGAAAGCCAGCGTCCATGTGAGTATGGTGTGGACAAAAGTGTGAGTATCGATACAAAACAAAAATGGTGTAGCAAAATCAACCAAAATGAATTGAAAAGGGTAGAATTGTAGATAAGTGTGAAGAAGGAGACTTAAATGCTAAAGACGCCAGACTGTCCCGCCCAATCCTCCTCCAATCAAAACCACTACCTTTCCTTCCACTTTCACCCCAATTTGCATTTCAAATACTTTTCTATATATGCGATTCAATTAAGTCAATGggtataaaatattattatctatttttaaatattatttgctttttattttcttaacatcgaattattatttaaattttgtgttttttttttcatgacatttgcacatatagtTCTTAATTGTTAATAGGTCGTAGTTGTTACACTATTAATCCcttgatttttaatttctgACTCCTTTAATCATTTATTCATTTTgataagcttttttttttccgggTAGCATATATTGTGCAGATGTTGATTTCAAATCTCGGTAGGCGGTAAtcgatattaactctttgtacttcagtaggttaataaagtagttatgaatatactacattataacagactcaatggtattaaaaaaaatagtagataaaatgaaaaattatacttttcgcccctaagttatatgataattgtagaattcgtttATAAGAGTTAGTCGTGCTTACTTTTCGTTCCTAAGCTATCATTggtgttgcactttttgtcaTTTGATTAACTTTTTTGTGCTCACTTTTCAGTGCAACACCAATAATAgcttaaggacgaaaagtgacATGATCAACAATTAAGAACAAATTTTACTTtagagacgaaaagtgtaatttttgcCTAGATAAAATGATAATCGAGGATTACATGAGGTAATATGAAGGTACCACAAAAATCAAATgttcaaaaaacaaaatcttaaatCTATTAATACAACttcataattaaaagaaataaatctaTAGTAAATCAAATAGTTTTTAATTCGTAGCTTCAAGACTCAGCACCAAATTATACATTTGCACACAAAGAATCCCTACTCTATCGCTAGAAGCAAATTTTAAGTAAAACTTCTTATACCATAACAATCAATACCCTCACTATCACAGTATCACCTGCAGAGTTTCACCCTACCTGCCATTAATATTGAAGTTCTAACTATTTTTGACAAATCTTAAATAAAATTGGGTGTAGAGTAATAAATGCAATGCAACCATCATCCTCAAAGACAATGAATATCATTTGCTCCCTACTTTGACAAGTTATTTAAAGGAAAAAGTACTGCAATAAGTTGTAATAAATTGCaaaccaaacaaacataaattgtttgttacattaaaaaaagacaattgagaaacaatattacattttttttgtgtgtgcagaatattatatttttatagcaTGGATAAATAGGAA contains the following coding sequences:
- the LOC116004284 gene encoding RNA-binding protein BRN1-like isoform X1; translated protein: MAEGQTEQPLKHGEESVKLFVGQVPKQMTEAQLLAMFAEFAIVDEVNIIKDKTTRASRGCCFVICPSREEADKAINACHNKKTLAGASSPLQVKYADGELERLEHKLFVGMLPKNVSEAELSALFSQYGTIKDLQIIRGSQQTSRGCAFLKYEQKEQAVAAIDALNGNHKMEGSTVPLVVKWADTEKERQSRRAQKALFQASNAPDSGQHPSVFGALPMGYMPPYNGYGYQSPGTYGIMQYRLPPMQNQHTFQNMIPPANQVSPVRGTNSDLSPRLTPRNYALSPTSYLRSAYSVPGVQYPVPYPGGIVSNRPFSNSPGAQHPGTAYSQSAASSSINSGSGGQIEGPPGANLFIYHIPQEFGDQELASAFQPFGRVLSAKVYIDKATGVSKCFGFVSYDSPEDAQTAINRMNGCQLSGKKLKVQLKRDNKQSKAY
- the LOC116004284 gene encoding RNA-binding protein BRN1-like isoform X2 — its product is MAEGQTEQPLKHGEESVKLFVGQVPKQMTEAQLLAMFAEFAIVDEVNIIKDKTTRASRGCCFVICPSREEADKAINACHNKKTLAGASSPLQVKYADGELERLEHKLFVGMLPKNVSEAELSALFSQYGTIKDLQIIRGSQQTSRGCAFLKYEQKEQAVAAIDALNGNHKMEGSTVPLVVKWADTEKERQSRRAQKALFQASNAPDSGQHPSVFGALPMGYMPPYNGYGYQSPGTYGIMQYRLPPMQNQHTFQNMIPPANQYPVPYPGGIVSNRPFSNSPGAQHPGTAYSQSAASSSINSGSGGQIEGPPGANLFIYHIPQEFGDQELASAFQPFGRVLSAKVYIDKATGVSKCFGFVSYDSPEDAQTAINRMNGCQLSGKKLKVQLKRDNKQSKAY